In Priestia megaterium NBRC 15308 = ATCC 14581, the following proteins share a genomic window:
- a CDS encoding C40 family peptidase — MKKAIIGSITAAAVLFSGASPFIAPAQTVEAASYSYKDTAIATGKKLMGVPYKWGGTTTKGFDCSGFIQYIFKKAGKTLPRTTEQMYRVGTSVSKAKLQKGDLVFFQTYKKGPSHVGVYLGNNQFLQASTSKGVTITSLSNSYWKARYIGAKRI, encoded by the coding sequence ATGAAAAAAGCCATCATTGGGTCTATAACGGCAGCGGCAGTCTTATTTAGCGGAGCCAGTCCGTTTATTGCACCTGCTCAAACAGTAGAAGCAGCGTCATATTCATACAAGGACACGGCTATTGCTACTGGTAAGAAATTAATGGGTGTTCCTTATAAATGGGGAGGCACAACAACAAAAGGTTTTGACTGCTCGGGATTTATTCAATACATTTTCAAAAAAGCTGGAAAAACACTTCCGCGCACAACGGAACAAATGTATCGAGTAGGGACAAGCGTTTCAAAAGCAAAGCTTCAAAAAGGAGATTTAGTTTTCTTTCAAACGTATAAAAAAGGTCCTTCACATGTAGGCGTGTACTTAGGAAATAATCAGTTTCTTCAAGCTTCTACATCTAAAGGCGTGACGATTACATCTCTTAGCAACAGCTACTGGAAAGCACGTTATATTGGTGCAAAACGGATTTAA
- a CDS encoding N-acetylmuramoyl-L-alanine amidase family protein: protein MKRLVWSYGIGIVAIVAVLSFFFMMKGQTEKAVVSGNVPKAHAQGERVKQPISQFQAVQPHEAGNEVKNVKNNMPEKADPPSFLVYIDPGHQSQANLEKEPIGPGSAETKIKVSGGTSGVVTKKPEYKLTLEASMILKQLLEEKGITVKLTRSSDNVDISNRERAELANNSKADLHVRIHADGSENTSVKGFSVLTPTEDNSYTKSIYQSSLQASQAILTEVKKDQFVEVDGIRYRSDLSGFNWSTVPVTLVELGYMTNPEEDRNLSDQAYLTKLMNHVADGIVAYEELKK, encoded by the coding sequence ATGAAGCGCTTAGTATGGAGTTATGGAATAGGTATTGTTGCAATAGTAGCAGTACTCTCATTTTTCTTTATGATGAAAGGTCAAACAGAGAAAGCCGTCGTTAGCGGAAATGTACCAAAAGCTCATGCGCAGGGAGAAAGAGTGAAGCAGCCGATCTCACAGTTCCAAGCAGTACAGCCTCATGAAGCAGGTAATGAAGTGAAAAATGTAAAAAACAACATGCCTGAAAAAGCGGATCCTCCTTCTTTTTTAGTCTACATTGACCCTGGTCATCAATCTCAAGCTAACCTGGAGAAAGAGCCAATCGGACCGGGATCAGCAGAAACAAAAATAAAGGTTTCCGGAGGCACATCAGGCGTAGTGACCAAGAAGCCGGAATACAAGCTGACGTTGGAAGCTTCTATGATATTAAAACAGCTGCTCGAAGAAAAAGGAATAACCGTAAAGCTTACTCGAAGTTCTGATAATGTAGATATCAGCAACCGGGAACGAGCGGAGCTTGCGAATAATTCAAAAGCTGATCTGCACGTACGTATCCATGCAGATGGTTCTGAAAATACTTCTGTAAAAGGATTTTCTGTGCTCACTCCTACAGAAGATAATTCCTATACGAAGTCTATTTACCAAAGCAGTTTACAGGCATCTCAAGCTATTCTGACAGAGGTGAAAAAAGATCAGTTTGTCGAAGTGGACGGCATTCGCTATCGCAGTGATCTTTCAGGATTTAACTGGTCGACTGTACCCGTAACGCTAGTTGAACTGGGGTATATGACGAATCCAGAAGAAGACCGGAACCTGTCTGATCAGGCTTACCTTACAAAGCTGATGAATCATGTTGCAGACGGTATCGTGGCATATGAAGAATTGAAAAAATAA
- a CDS encoding Ig-like domain-containing protein — MRKLTAFALVLSVLLFQFTPLASVKAETVEPVVSVKLVNYLGDHHAITIKPSYLYTIKNSDLVLNANTEYTVTATTQGVTLKQGSTVLGEFTSFEITPSLYKNPVSINGRQYLGDVAFTNEKGTYVRPVNTLPIEDYLKGVVPNEVYTSWNLQALKTQAVAARTYAMSYAGKVINDTVSYQVYGGYTWYDSTNQAVDQTFGQVVTYNNKLINAVFSSSNGGRTESNSNAWGGTQLSYFPVKEDPYDKQTPWTLAIQKTQIDLTGKDLANYSAWWNTVSEKDKTVTDNLKSWLVANKHPGKTIKITSIPKVSFYAPSSGGRVTKGAITVDYLVKGDVDSSQKLVVHHLELKDLTSTKLKSMLNSRAMLSLLVTETNETSTSTTFNGKGNGHGVGMSQYGAQKMASIGKDYREILDFYYPTTTLLSFYTTKYPRKEQEQEAPKDTVAPDAPSVNALGDNQTSLTGVTEPNASVIAKVENEVIGTGLADEAGKFAITIAKQPADTKVSVTSKDAAENESTATVVTVTDQTPPSVPIVNEVSDQDTTVTGVTEANAAVTVKAGDATFSAVADGNGTFTVSIPVQIGGTTIAVSAKDKAGNESQAPSFAVKSTLKAPLAPKVNAVSDQDTMIKGTAEANATVIIKNGSLQLAAGNADAKGNYSISIAKQKAGSTLSVTAQNAGGTSSATAVTVQDKTAPAAPKVNAVSDQDTKVTGTAEANATVTVKVGTTTVGTTKAGANGAFSVAISLQKANTKLSVQAKDVAGNSSTVSTITVTAKQKAPVKPTVNEVSDRSTAVTGTAEANATVIIKNGSLQLAAGKADAKGTYSISIAKQKAGSKLSVTAGNTAGVSPAVTVIVQDKTAPVTPKVNAVSNQDTVVIGSTEAGAEVHVKIDKKVIGKGNAKSDGTFSITIPKQPAATKLAVIAKDAANNYSSNAFVTVSAAQTKPALPTVNTLTEKSTAVTGTGEKNASIYIKVGGKIIASGKIDGNGKFSVKIPAQKAGTEVTAVLQNKVGYSPYKIVKVQDTTPPAPPAVNAVTSLSTFISGKTEANAVVTIKSGTKLIASGKADSKGQFKVTIPKQKAGVKLAVTAKDAAGNTSSAVNINVK; from the coding sequence ATGAGAAAGTTAACGGCATTTGCTTTAGTACTAAGCGTACTGCTGTTTCAATTCACGCCGCTTGCTAGCGTGAAAGCTGAAACGGTAGAACCAGTTGTGTCTGTAAAATTAGTAAACTATTTAGGAGATCATCATGCAATTACAATTAAGCCGTCTTATTTATACACTATTAAAAACTCGGATTTGGTCTTAAATGCAAATACAGAGTATACGGTAACAGCAACAACTCAAGGTGTCACTTTAAAACAAGGAAGCACTGTCTTAGGTGAATTTACAAGCTTTGAAATTACACCGTCTCTTTATAAAAATCCCGTATCTATTAACGGCAGACAGTACTTAGGGGACGTTGCGTTTACAAATGAAAAAGGAACGTACGTCAGACCTGTTAATACGCTCCCGATTGAAGACTATTTAAAAGGCGTTGTGCCAAATGAAGTCTATACATCTTGGAATCTGCAAGCCTTAAAAACTCAGGCGGTAGCAGCAAGAACATACGCAATGAGCTATGCAGGAAAAGTAATCAATGACACGGTAAGCTATCAAGTGTACGGTGGCTATACGTGGTACGACAGTACAAACCAAGCAGTAGATCAGACATTCGGACAAGTAGTCACCTACAACAATAAATTAATCAACGCCGTGTTCTCATCAAGCAACGGCGGAAGAACCGAATCAAACAGCAACGCTTGGGGAGGAACTCAGCTTTCTTATTTCCCGGTGAAAGAAGATCCATACGATAAGCAGACACCGTGGACGTTAGCTATTCAAAAAACGCAAATTGATTTAACAGGAAAAGATTTAGCTAACTATAGCGCTTGGTGGAATACGGTTTCTGAAAAAGATAAAACCGTTACGGATAATTTGAAGTCATGGTTAGTAGCCAATAAGCATCCTGGTAAAACCATTAAAATTACGTCTATTCCAAAGGTGAGCTTTTATGCTCCTTCATCAGGAGGCCGTGTGACGAAAGGTGCAATTACAGTGGACTACCTCGTTAAAGGAGATGTAGACAGTTCGCAAAAACTAGTGGTTCATCATTTGGAATTAAAGGATTTAACATCGACGAAGCTAAAATCGATGTTAAACAGCCGTGCGATGCTTAGTCTGCTTGTAACGGAAACAAATGAAACAAGCACATCAACAACTTTTAATGGTAAAGGAAATGGACACGGTGTTGGAATGAGTCAATACGGTGCTCAAAAAATGGCAAGCATAGGAAAAGACTATCGTGAAATTTTAGATTTTTATTATCCAACCACTACTCTTTTAAGTTTTTATACAACTAAATATCCGCGAAAAGAGCAGGAGCAAGAAGCACCAAAAGATACGGTTGCGCCTGATGCACCTTCAGTTAATGCACTAGGAGACAATCAAACATCGCTTACGGGCGTGACAGAACCAAATGCTTCTGTTATTGCAAAAGTGGAAAATGAAGTAATTGGAACAGGTCTTGCTGACGAAGCTGGAAAATTTGCAATTACGATTGCCAAGCAGCCAGCAGATACAAAAGTATCGGTAACGTCTAAAGATGCAGCTGAAAATGAAAGCACGGCCACAGTAGTGACCGTAACCGATCAAACGCCGCCTTCTGTTCCAATTGTAAATGAAGTAAGTGACCAAGATACGACCGTAACAGGCGTAACAGAAGCAAACGCCGCCGTGACGGTAAAAGCAGGCGATGCAACGTTCTCTGCAGTAGCGGATGGTAACGGTACATTTACTGTTTCAATTCCAGTACAAATAGGTGGAACAACAATAGCGGTAAGTGCAAAAGATAAAGCAGGAAACGAAAGTCAAGCTCCTTCTTTTGCGGTTAAATCTACGTTAAAAGCACCGCTTGCACCAAAAGTAAATGCAGTAAGTGATCAAGACACAATGATCAAAGGAACGGCTGAAGCAAATGCGACGGTTATCATTAAAAACGGAAGTCTTCAGCTTGCAGCAGGCAATGCAGATGCCAAAGGAAATTACAGCATCTCAATTGCAAAACAAAAAGCAGGAAGCACGCTGTCTGTAACGGCTCAAAATGCAGGGGGAACAAGTTCAGCCACTGCGGTAACCGTACAGGATAAAACGGCACCAGCTGCGCCAAAAGTAAACGCAGTAAGTGATCAAGATACAAAAGTTACAGGTACAGCAGAAGCAAATGCGACGGTTACTGTAAAAGTGGGAACAACAACTGTGGGAACGACTAAAGCAGGTGCAAACGGAGCGTTTTCTGTTGCCATTTCTCTGCAAAAAGCGAATACAAAGCTAAGCGTACAAGCAAAAGATGTAGCAGGAAATAGCAGTACTGTATCGACTATAACCGTTACAGCAAAGCAAAAAGCTCCGGTAAAACCGACAGTTAATGAAGTGAGTGATCGAAGTACAGCCGTTACGGGTACAGCAGAAGCAAACGCGACGGTTATCATTAAAAACGGAAGTCTTCAGCTTGCAGCTGGTAAAGCGGATGCTAAAGGAACATACAGCATCTCGATTGCAAAACAAAAAGCAGGAAGCAAACTGTCTGTAACGGCTGGAAACACAGCGGGGGTAAGTCCAGCTGTAACCGTAATCGTGCAGGATAAAACAGCACCCGTTACACCAAAAGTAAACGCTGTAAGCAATCAAGATACAGTCGTAATAGGAAGCACAGAAGCGGGCGCAGAAGTGCATGTGAAAATTGACAAAAAAGTAATTGGCAAAGGAAATGCAAAATCGGATGGAACGTTCAGCATCACCATTCCAAAGCAGCCTGCTGCTACAAAATTAGCTGTTATTGCAAAAGATGCAGCCAATAACTACAGCTCCAATGCGTTTGTAACAGTTAGTGCCGCGCAGACAAAACCAGCACTTCCAACCGTTAATACGCTTACTGAAAAAAGTACAGCGGTAACGGGAACAGGAGAAAAAAATGCGTCTATTTATATTAAAGTAGGCGGAAAAATTATTGCGAGTGGAAAAATTGATGGAAACGGCAAGTTCAGCGTGAAAATTCCTGCTCAAAAAGCAGGAACAGAAGTAACGGCCGTGCTGCAAAATAAAGTAGGGTACAGCCCGTATAAAATTGTAAAAGTGCAAGACACAACCCCGCCGGCACCTCCGGCAGTGAATGCCGTTACGTCTTTGTCCACCTTTATCTCTGGAAAAACGGAAGCGAATGCCGTGGTTACGATTAAAAGTGGTACAAAGCTGATCGCATCGGGCAAAGCAGATAGCAAAGGACAGTTTAAAGTCACTATTCCAAAACAAAAAGCAGGCGTAAAGCTGGCTGTGACGGCAAAAGATGCCGCTGGAAATACAAGTTCAGCAGTCAATATAAACGTTAAATAA
- a CDS encoding aldo/keto reductase, with protein MSNHLQDTVTLHNGVKMPWFGLGVFKVEEGPELVNAVKTAIVKGYRSIDTAAIYGNEEGVGEGIRQGLKEAGLSREDIFVTSKVWNADLGYEETLAAYETSLQKLGLEYLDLYLIHWPVEGKYKAAWKALETLYKEEKVRAVGVSNFQIHHLEDLMKDTDVKPVINQVEYHPRLTQKELHAFCQKHDIQLEAWSPLMQGELLDNDVLKEIAEKHGKSVAQIILRWDLQNGVVTIPKSTKEHRIVENSSVFDFELDAEDVSKIDGLNQNHRVGPDPDNFDF; from the coding sequence ATGAGTAATCATTTGCAAGATACAGTAACACTTCATAACGGAGTCAAAATGCCGTGGTTTGGATTAGGTGTATTTAAAGTAGAAGAAGGGCCTGAATTAGTGAACGCGGTGAAAACAGCTATCGTCAAAGGCTACCGCAGCATCGATACGGCAGCTATTTATGGAAACGAAGAAGGTGTAGGGGAAGGAATTCGCCAAGGTCTAAAAGAAGCAGGTCTTTCACGCGAAGACATTTTTGTTACATCAAAAGTTTGGAACGCAGATTTAGGCTATGAAGAGACGCTGGCTGCTTACGAAACAAGCTTACAAAAGCTTGGCTTAGAATATTTGGATCTATACTTAATTCACTGGCCGGTAGAAGGTAAGTATAAAGCAGCGTGGAAAGCATTAGAAACGCTTTATAAAGAAGAAAAAGTAAGAGCTGTAGGTGTAAGTAATTTTCAAATTCATCATTTAGAAGACTTAATGAAAGATACAGACGTTAAGCCTGTTATTAACCAAGTTGAGTATCATCCTCGTTTGACGCAAAAAGAGCTGCATGCTTTTTGTCAAAAACACGATATTCAGCTAGAAGCATGGTCTCCGCTTATGCAAGGAGAATTGCTAGATAACGATGTGTTAAAAGAAATTGCTGAAAAACACGGTAAATCAGTTGCTCAAATCATTCTGCGATGGGATCTGCAAAACGGAGTTGTAACGATTCCAAAATCAACAAAAGAGCACCGTATTGTTGAAAATTCATCTGTGTTTGATTTTGAATTGGATGCTGAAGATGTAAGCAAAATTGATGGATTAAATCAAAATCACCGAGTAGGTCCAGATCCGGACAATTTTGATTTTTAA
- a CDS encoding Fur-regulated basic protein FbpA, translating to MTKQAYSHIQCKKTSMIDLLLDAGVYKKGNKQLYELTLQELESEYEAVAQQRISQ from the coding sequence ATGACAAAACAAGCTTACTCTCACATACAATGTAAAAAAACATCAATGATTGATTTATTGCTGGATGCAGGGGTTTATAAAAAAGGAAATAAGCAGCTATATGAGCTTACGCTTCAAGAACTAGAATCAGAATACGAAGCCGTTGCACAACAGCGCATATCTCAATGA
- a CDS encoding IDEAL domain-containing protein: protein MIYIEKHPTDSQPIRMDILDSIFAKMVLNKAIRDFRRDQILREVDQTLEERNKEKFFQLIEELKSIS, encoded by the coding sequence TTGATTTATATCGAAAAGCACCCAACAGACTCGCAGCCCATCCGTATGGATATCCTCGATTCTATATTTGCTAAAATGGTATTAAATAAGGCTATCCGAGATTTTAGAAGAGATCAAATTTTACGTGAAGTCGATCAAACATTAGAAGAAAGAAACAAAGAGAAATTTTTTCAATTAATTGAAGAATTAAAATCAATTTCGTAA
- a CDS encoding arsenic transporter: MNIEIGIAIFVFTMTMLVIFWRPNGINEAWPAAIGAAIILLTGIVSKSDIVDIFGKISGASITIIATIVMAVILESFGFFHWAAARLVSLSKGSGYRLYWYIQLLCFLMTLLFNNDGSILITTPILILLLKNLQLKPHQQIPYLLSGALIATASSAPIGVSNIVNLIALKIVHMSLYMHTAMMFVPATLGLLFMSWLMYTVVKRHLPKKLPHASKDIEESFFTKQFHPLKGSISVETKRKRTQFMLKVLLFVFVMRCLLFVASYFGIPIELVAVLGSLILLIWRWYHLRTNPIDILKKTPWHIFVFAFSMYVIIYGLHNVGLTDLLVKICEPIVNRGLFEASFIMGGLVSILSNLFNNHPALMVGTITLTEMGLDPITLKTIYLANIIGSDMGSLLLPIGTLASLIWMHILKENHIKVKWKDYLKVSLIVIPLTTIVTLFLLFYWVQLIFS; encoded by the coding sequence ATGAATATTGAAATTGGAATTGCCATTTTCGTGTTTACAATGACAATGCTCGTCATTTTTTGGAGGCCAAACGGCATCAACGAAGCATGGCCGGCAGCCATAGGAGCAGCCATTATCCTGCTTACAGGAATTGTATCCAAATCAGACATCGTTGATATTTTCGGAAAGATAAGCGGCGCTTCTATCACCATTATTGCCACCATTGTCATGGCCGTCATATTAGAAAGTTTTGGATTCTTCCACTGGGCAGCTGCACGACTAGTGAGTTTATCCAAAGGCTCAGGGTACCGATTATATTGGTACATTCAACTGCTGTGCTTTTTAATGACTTTACTATTTAATAATGACGGCAGTATTTTAATTACCACTCCAATTTTAATTCTACTTTTGAAAAACCTTCAGCTAAAACCCCACCAGCAGATCCCCTACCTTTTAAGTGGAGCGCTTATTGCTACCGCTTCCAGCGCGCCTATAGGTGTAAGTAATATTGTCAATTTGATTGCCTTAAAAATTGTTCATATGTCGCTTTATATGCACACGGCGATGATGTTTGTACCGGCGACACTTGGTTTATTATTTATGTCTTGGCTCATGTATACGGTCGTAAAACGCCATTTGCCAAAAAAACTGCCGCATGCTTCAAAAGATATAGAAGAGAGTTTCTTTACGAAACAGTTTCACCCCTTAAAAGGAAGCATTTCTGTTGAAACAAAACGTAAACGCACACAATTTATGCTGAAAGTTTTATTATTTGTGTTTGTTATGCGCTGTCTCCTATTTGTCGCCTCTTATTTCGGCATACCAATCGAATTGGTTGCTGTACTAGGCTCATTGATCTTACTTATTTGGAGATGGTATCACTTACGTACAAACCCGATTGATATTTTAAAGAAAACGCCGTGGCACATTTTCGTTTTTGCATTTTCAATGTACGTTATTATTTATGGATTGCATAACGTAGGATTGACAGATCTACTTGTAAAAATTTGCGAACCAATTGTGAATCGAGGGCTTTTTGAAGCAAGCTTTATCATGGGAGGACTTGTTTCCATTCTCTCTAACTTGTTTAACAATCACCCTGCCTTAATGGTCGGAACCATTACCTTGACTGAAATGGGGCTCGATCCTATTACTCTTAAAACTATTTACCTTGCTAATATTATTGGAAGTGATATGGGCTCGCTTTTATTGCCGATTGGAACACTGGCCTCTCTTATTTGGATGCATATTTTAAAAGAAAATCATATCAAGGTAAAATGGAAAGATTATTTAAAAGTATCACTTATCGTTATCCCGCTTACCACCATCGTTACGCTTTTCCTCCTATTCTACTGGGTTCAGCTCATTTTTTCTTAA
- the menC gene encoding o-succinylbenzoate synthase translates to MKIKRVILRHLKMDLLHPFTTSLGKEVDRDFILVEIQDEDGRSGWAESVACADPFYKEETLKTNWHIMEDFLIPLLQQKEIQHPDEVSQRFAHIRGNYMAKAALEGAVWDLYARRQNLSLSKALGGSKSQIEVGLSVGIQPTIDETLRKIEAGLNEGYKRIKIKIKPGWDLNLTRAVRHEFPSIPLMVDANSAYTLADADHLAQLDEFDLMMIEQPLAHDDLIDHAELQVRMRTPICLDESIHSSEDVRKAIKLGSTQIINIKIGRVGGLTEAKKIHDLCQTHDMPVWCGGMLESGIGRAHNIAITTLANFTLPGDTAASSKYWPRDIIHPEITVDNGIISVPDTPGIGYEPDHDQIKALTLHEKVYTC, encoded by the coding sequence ATGAAGATCAAACGCGTTATTTTACGGCATTTAAAAATGGATTTACTTCATCCGTTTACGACAAGCCTTGGAAAAGAAGTGGATCGAGATTTTATTTTAGTAGAAATTCAAGACGAAGACGGACGATCCGGCTGGGCTGAATCCGTAGCGTGCGCGGATCCTTTTTATAAAGAAGAAACGCTCAAAACAAACTGGCACATTATGGAGGATTTTTTAATTCCCTTGCTTCAACAGAAAGAAATTCAGCACCCTGACGAAGTATCCCAACGCTTTGCTCATATTCGCGGCAATTACATGGCAAAAGCGGCGTTAGAAGGCGCAGTTTGGGATTTGTATGCGCGCAGGCAAAACCTCTCTCTATCTAAAGCGCTAGGAGGCAGTAAAAGTCAAATTGAAGTTGGTCTCAGCGTTGGCATTCAGCCTACGATTGACGAAACGCTTCGCAAAATTGAAGCCGGATTAAATGAAGGATATAAGCGGATCAAAATTAAAATTAAGCCGGGCTGGGATCTTAACTTGACGCGCGCGGTTCGACACGAGTTCCCTTCTATTCCGCTGATGGTTGATGCGAACTCTGCTTATACGCTTGCAGATGCTGATCACCTTGCTCAGCTTGATGAGTTTGATTTAATGATGATTGAACAGCCGTTGGCTCATGATGATTTAATTGATCACGCTGAACTGCAGGTCCGCATGCGCACGCCCATTTGCTTAGACGAAAGCATTCATTCATCTGAAGACGTTCGAAAAGCTATTAAACTTGGAAGCACACAAATTATTAACATTAAAATTGGACGAGTAGGCGGACTAACAGAAGCCAAAAAAATTCATGACCTTTGTCAAACTCACGATATGCCCGTATGGTGCGGCGGTATGCTCGAATCAGGTATCGGACGAGCACATAATATTGCCATTACCACACTTGCCAATTTTACGCTTCCGGGAGATACAGCTGCATCCTCTAAATACTGGCCGCGTGATATCATTCATCCGGAAATAACGGTCGACAACGGTATTATTTCCGTTCCTGATACACCAGGCATCGGCTACGAACCTGACCACGATCAGATAAAAGCGCTAACTTTACACGAAAAAGTCTATACTTGCTAA
- a CDS encoding GNAT family N-acetyltransferase: MTEALTIRSLTTTAELEDVRTLESRVWGEEEATPVHQTLTAVKNGGLVLGAFLNEKLIGFQYSFPGFDGNCVYLCSHILAVDPAYRSMGIGAKLKHAQRQESKKIGYSYISWTYDPLESANGYLNIGKLGAICSTYIENCYGDMNDPLNADLPSDRFVVEWASLEDTKRAQPLYTPDQIMDASLTQWTLTDKGFPSVTDIDERWLDHDIVSVAIPSAFQQMKEVSPSLALDWRMRTRRVFQTCFAKGFQVTDFMKYPESSAPVHFYILTKKEVQK, from the coding sequence ATGACTGAAGCTTTAACGATTCGTTCACTTACCACAACCGCTGAACTAGAAGACGTACGCACATTAGAAAGCCGCGTCTGGGGAGAAGAAGAAGCAACGCCCGTTCATCAAACCTTAACCGCTGTTAAAAACGGAGGTCTTGTTCTCGGTGCGTTTCTAAATGAAAAGCTGATTGGCTTTCAATATAGTTTTCCAGGGTTTGACGGAAATTGCGTCTACTTATGTTCTCATATATTAGCAGTTGACCCTGCCTACCGCAGCATGGGTATCGGAGCTAAGCTTAAGCATGCGCAGCGGCAAGAAAGTAAAAAAATAGGGTATTCATATATCAGCTGGACGTACGATCCGTTAGAAAGTGCGAACGGGTATTTAAATATTGGAAAGCTTGGAGCCATTTGTTCTACCTATATTGAAAACTGCTACGGAGACATGAATGATCCGTTAAATGCTGATTTGCCTTCTGATCGATTCGTTGTAGAATGGGCATCTTTAGAGGATACGAAACGAGCTCAGCCTCTCTATACGCCAGATCAAATAATGGACGCATCGCTTACTCAATGGACGTTAACGGATAAAGGATTTCCTTCTGTTACAGATATTGATGAAAGATGGCTGGATCATGACATCGTGTCTGTAGCTATCCCATCTGCGTTTCAGCAAATGAAAGAAGTCTCTCCTTCTCTTGCATTGGACTGGCGTATGCGAACAAGACGCGTATTTCAAACGTGTTTTGCAAAAGGATTCCAAGTAACAGACTTTATGAAGTATCCAGAAAGCAGCGCACCCGTTCATTTTTATATTTTAACGAAAAAAGAGGTGCAAAAATGA
- a CDS encoding MurR/RpiR family transcriptional regulator, with amino-acid sequence MNPSFQELIKHKFPDLSRGQKKVAEFLVNFTEKGSLYTAGQIGKEAGVSETTVIRLAYALGLNGFSDLQELMRKEWLSSAESKEAASKHAADSAAEEKKPFSEWLSPVDEKELSQAADALIKSDQVYIAGFRESHTAAYWLYYKMNQLRNHVLLSFPTGFLLETLCNLTSESAVVVFSLPRYTKEALEVAQQAKKQGAKVIAITDRRLSPVGQIADITLLAGTTEHILSLLALSQIVISSMQKRDEKTAGKRQEHLEKLYAEQNIFLE; translated from the coding sequence ATGAATCCATCATTTCAAGAATTAATTAAACATAAATTTCCTGACCTTTCTCGCGGTCAAAAAAAAGTGGCGGAGTTTCTCGTTAATTTTACGGAAAAAGGCTCGCTGTACACGGCTGGGCAAATTGGCAAAGAAGCAGGTGTCAGTGAAACAACCGTTATTCGTCTAGCTTACGCACTTGGGTTAAATGGTTTTTCCGATTTACAGGAGCTAATGCGAAAAGAATGGCTTTCTTCTGCCGAATCAAAAGAAGCAGCTAGCAAGCATGCAGCTGATTCTGCAGCAGAAGAAAAGAAACCTTTTAGTGAATGGCTTTCCCCTGTTGACGAAAAGGAATTATCTCAAGCTGCAGATGCGCTTATCAAAAGTGATCAAGTGTATATTGCAGGTTTCCGCGAATCTCATACGGCAGCTTACTGGCTGTATTATAAAATGAATCAGCTTCGCAATCATGTTCTTTTATCTTTTCCAACAGGATTTTTGCTTGAAACGCTATGCAATCTTACTAGTGAATCTGCTGTTGTTGTATTTTCACTGCCGCGCTATACAAAAGAAGCGCTTGAAGTAGCTCAGCAAGCTAAAAAACAAGGAGCGAAAGTAATTGCCATTACAGACCGCCGTCTGTCTCCGGTAGGTCAAATCGCTGATATCACGCTTTTAGCCGGCACAACCGAACATATTTTATCGCTTCTTGCCCTATCTCAAATTGTCATTAGCAGCATGCAAAAAAGAGATGAAAAAACGGCTGGAAAAAGACAGGAACACTTGGAAAAGCTCTATGCTGAGCAAAACATCTTTTTAGAATAG